In the genome of Candidatus Electrothrix rattekaaiensis, the window TTTTATGTTTACCCTGGGCAATCGCTTTGGCCTTGAGGGTTTCCCTATAGGGGATCTTCGGCTGAGCCAGTTCCATCTCCACAGAGAACTTTCGTTTCAGCTTATCTTTGAGGGCATCAAGATGAACCTGACCCACCCCGGAAATCAGAACCTCATGGGTCTGGTATTCATGGGTCATCTTCAACGTCGGGTCTTCATCAAGAAGGCGGGTCAGTACAGAAAAGAGCTTTTCCTCATCTTTTTCATTGGTTGCGCTGACTGCATAGGAGATGACCGAAGGCATGGGTTCCGGTCGATCATAGAGGATAGGGACGTTTTGATCGCAGAGGGTGTCGCCGGTTTCGGTTTCTTTGAGCTTGGCCACAGCAACAATCATGCCCGGTACAGCACTCTCTATCTGGTTATGTTCTTTGCCTTGCATGAGAAAGAGATGACCGAAGCGTTCGGATTCACCTTTGCTGCTGTTATAAAAACTGTCTCCTTCTAAAGTGCCGGAAAGCACACGGAAGATCGTCAGGCGACCTGCAAAGGGATCTGCCGTGGTTTTGAAGACCTGAGCGGAAAAAGGGGCATCAGCGGTTCCGGCCCGCTCAATCAGATCCTTTGACACAGGATCGGTCCCGATGACTGTTGGTCGTTGATCCGGGGACGGGAGCAGCTCGGCAAGAGCGTCAAGCACCAAAGAGCTGCCCGCGTTATGCAGGGAGGAACAAGGGAAAACAGGAGCAATTTTGCCCTGACCAACCCCGGCAATCAGTCCAGAAGTCAGTTCTTCCAGGGAGAGTTCTCCTTCTTCCAGAAAGATTTCAATCAGGTCATCATCGGTTTCTGCCACATACTCCATCATGTTTTCCCGCCGCATGGCTGCCTCATCCGCCATATCCGCAGGAATTTCTCCTTCCTTGACCGTCCCGTCTTCCTGGAAAAAGAGTGCTCGCTGCTTGACAATATCGACAACACCTTTAAATTCCTGTTCCTGCCCGATAGGCAGATAGAGAACCACCGGATTGAGATCGAATTCTTCCTTGATTTCATCAACAGTCTTTTGGAAATTGGAGCGCTCCCTGTCAAGCTTGGTGATGCAGATCAGGCAGGGCAGGTGTCGATTCTGGATGAGGTCGACAAAATGTTCCGTCTGATTGCGCACCCCGAGCACTGATCCGACAGTGAGTATTGCGCTGTCCGCAACAAGGGAGGCGAATTTGGCCTCATTAAAGAAATTATCATCACCCGGAGTGTCGGCCAAGAAAATTTGCTGCTTCTTCCACGTAAAATGATTACATGCTGTACTGATTGATATCTGCCGTTTTATCTCCTCTTCCTCAAAATCCATGGAAGTGGTGCCGTCGTCCACTTTGCCGAGCCGGTTGATTGCACCAGCGGTAAAAAGCAGGGCCTCGGCAAGGGTTGTTTTGCCGCTGTTGCCATGGCCGAGAATGACAGTATTCCTGATCTGTTTGACATCGTACATGTAAACCTCCGGTGACCGGGTGCTGAAATTAATGATGAACAGGGGGTACCAAAATGTTTCCCTTATGACGAAGAAGAAAGGTTCTCTCTGCGAAAAAAGACTTTCTCTTTTGTGCCGGGAATGGTAACCATTTGTCGTTTTTCCTGAAAGAATGATATCGTTATAGCATTCTATATATTCTTATTATCCTTGTAAAGTCAAGTCTTATGACCGACTTATCATGAACAGAAATAAACCATGACAAAAAAAGCAGAAAAAGCAGGAACAACTGGAAGTTCGACAGGAAAGATAGCACGATCAGCCGGAGCAGTCAGTGTGGCAGTCATGTGCAGCCGGGTTCTTGGCTTGGTGCGGGAACAGGTTTTTGCTGGCTTATTCGGGGCTGGCTATGCCTATGATGCCTTTGTGGTCGCCTTCCGCATTCCCAATCTGCTCCGGGATCTCTTTGGCGAAGGAGCCCTGTCTGCCGCTTTTGTCACGGTCTTTTCCGATTATGATACCAATAAGGGCACAGAAGCAACCTGGAAGCTGGCTTCCAACGTGCTGGTCTTTATGGTGATTTTATTGAGCATCATCACCCTGCTCGGGATATTCTTTGCCGAGCCTGTTGTGAGCTTGCTGGCCCCAGACTTTGACGCTATTGCTGGCAAAACCGCTCTGACAGTCTGGCTGACCCGGATCATGTTTCCCTTTCTTGTCTTTGTGTCTTTGGCAGCCGTGGTGATGGGTATGCTCAATACTAAGGGCAAGTTTTTTGTCCCGGCGATTTCCTCATCCTTTTTCAATATGGGGTCTATTGTCGGCGGCACATCCTTGGCTCTACTCCTGCCAAAATTTGGCATTCCAGCTATTGTTGGTATGGCATGGGGCACCTTGGTCGGCGGGTTGCTCCAGTTGATGATTCAGCTGCCCACCCTCCGTAAAACAGGCTTTCGTTTTAAACCCCGTCTTGATCTGGCCGACCCCGGCCTGCGCCGGATTCTCTGGCTTATGTTGCCCGCAACTATCGGGCTGTCCGCCACCCAGATTAATATCTTTGTGAACACCAATTTTGCAGCAAGTTGCGCCGAAGGCTCGGTCTCCTGGCTTAATTACGCCTTCCGCATGGTTCAACTCCCCATTGGTGTGTTCGGGGTGGCCTTTTCCATTGCTGCTATGCCGGTGCTGGCCCGTCATGCCGCTGAAAAGGATCTGGCCGGTCTGCGTAAGACCTTTGCCTCTTCCCTGGTTATGGTCTTCAGCCTGACCATTCCGGCCACAGTTGGTCTGATCCTCCTGTCCCAACCTATCATCCGCCTTATTTTTGAACACGGTGCTTTTACCGCCACTGACACCCTACAAACGGCCCAGGCCCTGACCTGTTATGCCTACGGCCTGTTTGCCTATTCCGCAGTCAAGATCATGGTGCCGGTTTTCTATGCACTCAATGATACTAAGTACCCGGTCATCGCCTCATTTCTCGCTGTTACCGCCAATATCATCTTTATCAGCCTGACCATAGACATCCTCACCTTTCGCTCCATTGCCCTATCCACTTCCTGTTCCATGGGCTTGAACTTTCTTTTTCTCGGTACAGTATTATATCGTAAATTGACAGGCTTTTCTCTGTATTATCTGGGGCAGGGCGTGCTGAAGATCCTGCTGGCAAGCATGGCTATGGGGCTGGGCGTGATCGGCCTGAAGCGGTTGCTGGAACCTTTGCTTTCCGGTGGAATTCCACTGCAATTGGTTGGAGTGTTTACGGTGATCGGCGTTGCGGCCTTGCTCTACGGCGTTGTGCTGCATCTGTTTAACCTGCCCGAGTTTGACGAGATAACCGGCAAGATCAGGCAGCGTATCAGGAGATAGATGCGCAGATGATGGATAAATGCATTCAGCAGCACGGTTTTCATGCGGATATGTAGCATCTTACGTCATCTGCACATCCAACACATCCACCAGCCTGCCGCCGTAATCGTTGCGGATCATGCTCCATAAGGCGAGATAGTGATCCACCCTGATCTCCAGGCTGCTGACAGCGGAATCAGCAAAACCGGGCAGGCTGTACGTCCCGTTTTCCTTCACCGCCACCTCCTCACCTGTTGCACCGTCTTCCCGCATATCAAGCAGGGCGAAGAGCAGTCGCTCCTCGGCCAGATCCTGAATCACCTGGATACGCAGGCGTTCATCAGCCGTGAGCGTACCGCCGGTGACAACGACATTGGGCGCAGCCGCCTTACTGCTCAGGATACCGGCCTCAGGCGGAGGCTGTTGTCCCAGACCGGGTATTGCCAGCGGGGTACGCAGCCTGCGGCGATAGGTGCCGGTACGCAGGGTGCCATGCTCCGTGAAGCGCATTGAGAGCGATAAGGTGTATTCATTATTCCAGGGATCGTTCTGGGTCGGAATGGTTGGGATCAGGATGATGCTGGTGTCGGAGATCGGCCCGAACTGGGTCTGGACCGCGCTGCCGCTGCGGGTGCCGCTGATCACACATTCCCCGTTGCCCGACTGCGGATCGAAACCCAGATGCTCGCCGTGGAGCTGGAGCACGTCGGTACTGCTCAGGACATTATCAAGGTGCAGGGTACTGTTTTCAATCTGATTGATCTGCGGCAGTTTCTCCGTCATACTCACCCGCTCCAATTTGGCCTGAGCGTGAATCTCCTTCATAAAACCCGCTGTAGGCTGGACCCGCACATGCAGGCTCTCGGCAACGGGCGGCAGCGGGTCGTCGGGATTGTCCAGCCGACCGCTCAGAGAGAGGGTGTAGATAAGGCTGTCGTCCACGGCAACATGATTGCCGTTGATCATATTCTTCCGAATGGTCTGATGATAGGCACTC includes:
- the fusA gene encoding elongation factor G, whose protein sequence is MYDVKQIRNTVILGHGNSGKTTLAEALLFTAGAINRLGKVDDGTTSMDFEEEEIKRQISISTACNHFTWKKQQIFLADTPGDDNFFNEAKFASLVADSAILTVGSVLGVRNQTEHFVDLIQNRHLPCLICITKLDRERSNFQKTVDEIKEEFDLNPVVLYLPIGQEQEFKGVVDIVKQRALFFQEDGTVKEGEIPADMADEAAMRRENMMEYVAETDDDLIEIFLEEGELSLEELTSGLIAGVGQGKIAPVFPCSSLHNAGSSLVLDALAELLPSPDQRPTVIGTDPVSKDLIERAGTADAPFSAQVFKTTADPFAGRLTIFRVLSGTLEGDSFYNSSKGESERFGHLFLMQGKEHNQIESAVPGMIVAVAKLKETETGDTLCDQNVPILYDRPEPMPSVISYAVSATNEKDEEKLFSVLTRLLDEDPTLKMTHEYQTHEVLISGVGQVHLDALKDKLKRKFSVEMELAQPKIPYRETLKAKAIAQGKHKKQSGGRGQYGDCTVELEPLGNGEHFEFVDKIVGGVIPQQYRPAVEKGILETMEKGVIAGYPFEGLKVTLIDGSYHNVDSSEMAFKIAGSLAFKKGVMEADPALLEPIMEMEIQVDKDHVGDIMGDLNSRRGRVLGMDTAGKYELVKAQVPQAEIQHYAPDLTSMTGGRGSFRVWFSHYEEVPAHIAEKIIAEHNAAA
- the murJ gene encoding murein biosynthesis integral membrane protein MurJ, whose translation is MTKKAEKAGTTGSSTGKIARSAGAVSVAVMCSRVLGLVREQVFAGLFGAGYAYDAFVVAFRIPNLLRDLFGEGALSAAFVTVFSDYDTNKGTEATWKLASNVLVFMVILLSIITLLGIFFAEPVVSLLAPDFDAIAGKTALTVWLTRIMFPFLVFVSLAAVVMGMLNTKGKFFVPAISSSFFNMGSIVGGTSLALLLPKFGIPAIVGMAWGTLVGGLLQLMIQLPTLRKTGFRFKPRLDLADPGLRRILWLMLPATIGLSATQINIFVNTNFAASCAEGSVSWLNYAFRMVQLPIGVFGVAFSIAAMPVLARHAAEKDLAGLRKTFASSLVMVFSLTIPATVGLILLSQPIIRLIFEHGAFTATDTLQTAQALTCYAYGLFAYSAVKIMVPVFYALNDTKYPVIASFLAVTANIIFISLTIDILTFRSIALSTSCSMGLNFLFLGTVLYRKLTGFSLYYLGQGVLKILLASMAMGLGVIGLKRLLEPLLSGGIPLQLVGVFTVIGVAALLYGVVLHLFNLPEFDEITGKIRQRIRR